The following are from one region of the Aspergillus luchuensis IFO 4308 DNA, chromosome 4, nearly complete sequence genome:
- a CDS encoding uncharacterized protein (SECRETED:SignalP(1-17)), with the protein MLLLTGILSLVSPVTVCGPPGTTPVWSKEGCRICLIFGRSDLHRQVCSRQLDGPASTDWIAIFIRGKPIPKAMGNVDESFVSRISRDVLQTFCHLQHRQHPARNTDGLLKSQSHPSNSGPEALTLRPC; encoded by the coding sequence atgctgctgctgactggAATTTTGAGTTTGGTGTCTCCTGTAACGGTTTGTGGCCCGCCGGGAACAACGCCCGTTTGGTCCAAGGAGGGATGTCGGATTTGTCTCATCTTCGGGCGATCCGATCTGCACCGTCAAGTGTGTAGCAGACAGCTTGACGGTCCAGCCTCGACTGACTGGATAGCAATTTTTATTCGCGGAAAACCTATCCCGAAGGCCATGGGGAATGTTGACGAGTCATTTGTTTCCCGTATCTCAAGAGATGTATTGCAGACTTTCTGTCATCTTCAGCATCGACAACACCCAGCCAGGAACACGGATGGCCTCTTGAAAAGCCAATCCCACCCCTCCAACAGTGGGCCGGAGGCTCTCACCCTACGGCCGTGCTAA
- a CDS encoding uncharacterized protein (COG:S;~EggNog:ENOG410PIF8;~InterPro:IPR036864,IPR007219,IPR001138;~PFAM:PF00172,PF04082;~go_function: GO:0000981 - DNA-binding transcription factor activity, RNA polymerase II-specific [Evidence IEA];~go_function: GO:0003677 - DNA binding [Evidence IEA];~go_function: GO:0008270 - zinc ion binding [Evidence IEA];~go_process: GO:0006351 - transcription, DNA-templated [Evidence IEA];~go_process: GO:0006355 - regulation of transcription, DNA-templated [Evidence IEA]), translating into MSAFPAGSFSNMSPAIDSTSQRQSDRPADPSGPASHPYQLPPPRTSAPLPFGTAPFLHQRNQAEGRELEETSLGRSKIPGQQQMANEQLPPVSQLLTPTAHPSRPSSPYQPHRFGIYTPPNGSTASPTPFRQSDSLPRPSLHESPRAYPENLPHSHTRSLPPLAHLSTPGLAREGPLHPIHTGSPVQTSQAASYPYYGFNSPEKEYTRDFSPSETPDSAATNNPSHTSNVRSHVVDERYVEGEGLCYIYADGSHCPKIIDGVPVNANWGITKAGKPRKRLAQACLTCREKKIKCQPNLPKCDQCQKSGRECRFESAPRGHRAALKATQLASRYEPRESLPPGSYAYGTASQSPYSAIRASESSASLPNTSSQSPRSEVSMLTPSAMEGPQDSVMDHEQFRLRMPGHGRLSIGAEDTARRLADDVSLGSHDYSDILMEMKDLDPQDPLVSDWHTDPFEADPEAAVHYVESYFTHVNDRLYYMFPRKRFLLWLRSCNTKTSDDTMLLYSMMTLGAVFSDRPDKVTALKRYSRTARYAVEHSRHALTLQLAQSRIIVGLWYYAIGSLVPAWDAIGSAVRTVCGLRYNVESGGVIVDQSRPCEYGLHPQALIECRRRTFWVAYLMDRMTCFYTPSSTFISAQAAYLRLPCREEVYEAQEYTTVPYFQSFLNQVPASPENDNASLSAMALQVEILSLWGDVSDHVFRLSLVPAEAYNQLFEEFYVKVAGRVDEWVARLPDHLTFSAVNMERSIRTKKADAFMSIHLLYHATLMALNRYARYQNIRAEIIERHIRTTRTHAVEILQISLTLMRCAADYEPSRIVLEPGTARGTILNPFLGYVIVSATDVLSAAGLMTDLPESVNLIRGALEAVRELARFWGGAMPLATLIEKRLEAMNESLQQQAGSDRKAAFFVHGPSLDSQVRAGVQQQPDLATNEDLMYGGLPREQLFGALGAGDVPFSDETVLWIRERS; encoded by the exons ATGTCTGCTTTCCCAGCGGGCTCCTTCAGCAACATGTCGCCTGCTATAGATTCCACGTCGCAGCGACAGTCTGATCGCCCAGCTGATCCTTCAGGGCCAGCATCCCACCCGTACCAACTTCCACCCCCTCGCACTTCCGCTCCCTTGCCTTTTGGGACAGCTCCGTTTCTACATCAACGCAACCAAGCAGAAGGTCGCGAGCTGGAAGAAACATCCCTGGGTCGCTCAAAGATTCCAGGCCAGCAGCAGATGGCCAATGAACAGCTTCCGCCAGTTAGCCAGTTGTTGACCCCCACAGCCCATCCAAGccgtccatcatctccctACCAACCTCACCGATTTGGCATCTACACCCCCCCAAATGGCAGCACAGCATCACCGACACCGTTCCGACAGAGCGACTCTTTACCACGACCTAGCCTGCACGAAAGCCCTCGGGCTTATCCAGAAAATCTCCCGCATTCACATACCAGGAGTCTCCCACCCCTAGCCCATCTCTCCACACCCGGCCTAGCACGTGAAGGTCCGCTACATCCTATTCATACTGGATCTCCTGTACAAACCAGTCAAGCTGCATCGTATCCGTACTACGGTTTCAACTCTCCGGAAAAGGAGTATACCAGAGACTTTTCTCCCAGTGAGACTCCCGATTCTGCAGCAACAAACAACCCCTCTCACACATCCAATGTGCGTTCTCatgtggtggatgagagatATGTGGAGGGCGAAGGTCTCTGCTACATATACGCAGACGGTTCGCATTGTCCCAAGATTATCGACGGAGTTCCGGTCAATGCAAATTGGGGGATCACCAAAGCCGGCAAACCGAGGAAGCGACTCGCGCAGGCCTGTTTAACCtgcagagaaaagaaaatcaaatgcCAACCGAATCTTCCTAAATGCGACCAATGTCAGAAGTCCGGGAGGGAATGCAGATTCGAAAGCGC TCCCCGCGGCCATCGTGCGGCCCTAAAGGCGACACAACTTGCGAGTCGATACGAACCACGAGAGAGCCTCCCCCCTGGCAGCTATGCTTATGGCACAGCATCCCAGTCCCCGTACTCTGCGATCCGGGCTTCGGAGAGTTCGGCCTCCCTCCCGAACACCAGTTCTCAATCGCCGAGATCTGAAGTATCGATGTTGACACCCTCCGCCATGGAAGGCCCCCAAGATAGTGTAATGGACCACGAGCAGTTCAGGCTCAGAATGCCGGGTCATGGTCGGCTATCCATTGGAGCGGAGGACACTGCTAGACGCCTAGCCGATGACGTTTCGCTTGGGTCTCATGACTACTCCGACATCCtcatggagatgaaggatctGGACCCTCAAGACCCTCTCGTATCCGACTGGCATACAGATCCGTTCGAGGCAGACCCAGAGGCCGCAGTTCATTATGTGGAGAGCTATTTCACCCATGTGAACGACCGCCTGTACTACATGTTCCCGCGGAAACGGTTTCTTTTGTGGCTGCGGTCGTGCAATACCAAGACCTCAGATGATACTATGCTGCTGTACTCGATGATGACGCTCGGGGCGGTATTTTCCGATCGGCCCGACAAGGTGACGGCGCTCAAGAGGTATTCACGCACGGCTCGGTATGCCGTTGAACACAGTCGACACGCCCTGACTCTGCAGCTTGCTCAAAGCCGCATCATCGTCGGCCTTTGGTACTACGCCATAGGTTCCTTGGTGCCCGCCTGGGATGCAATTGGGTCGGCGGTTCGGACAGTGTGCGGACTCCGGTATAATGTTGAGTCGGGTGGGGTCATTGTCGACCAAAGCCGGCCCTGCGAATATGGCTTGCATCCCCAGGCGCTGATCGAGTGTCGCAGGCGGACTTTTTGGGTCGCTTACCTCATGGAC CGCATGACTTGTTTCTATACGCCCTCCTCGACTTTCATCTCCGCCCAAGCGGCCTATCTGAGACTCCCTTGCCGGGAAGAAGTATACGAGGCGCAGGAGTATACTACCGTGCCCTATTTCCAAAGCTTCCTCAATCAAGTACCAGCATCGCCCGAGAATGATAACGCCAGTTTGAGTGCTATGGCATTGCAAGTTGAGATCTTGTCACTTTGGGGAGACGTATCTGACCACGTTTTCCGATTGTCCTTGGTGCCAGCCGAGGCATACAATCAGCTCTTCGAGGAATTCTACGTGAAGGTGGCCGGACGCGTCGATGAATGGGTCGCACGGCTCCCCGATCATCTGACCTTCTCGGCTGTGAATATGGAACGAAGCATCCGAACAAAGAAAGCGGATGCGTTCATGTCAATCCATCTACTTTATCATGCAACTCTGATGGCGCTGAATCGGTATGCTCGATACCAAAACATCCGCGCGGAAATCATAGAGCGACATATCCGCACCACGCGGACCCATGCAGTAGAGATTCTCCAGATCTCGCTCACCCTCATGCGTTGTGCTGCAGACTATGAGCCGTCTCGTATCGTTCTGGAGCCGGGAACGGCGCGAGGAACCATTCTGAACCCCTTCCTCGGATACGTGATTGTGTCAGCGACAGATGTCCTCAGTGCGGCTGGACTGATGACTGATTTGCCGGAGAGTGTGAATCTGATCCGTGGGGCCTTGGAGGCTGTGCGAGAGCTGGCGCGCTTCTGGGGCGGTGCCATGCCCCTGGCGACGTTAATAGAAAAGCGTCTAGAAGCTATGAATGAAAGTCTGCAGCAACAGGCTGGTTCCGACCGGAAGGCGGCGTTTTTCGTGCACGGCCCGTCGCTGGATAGCCAGGTGCGCGCAGgagtgcagcagcagccagattTGGCGACGAACGAAGACCTAATGTATGGCGGTCTCCCCCGGGAGCAATTGTTCGGCGCACTGGGAGCGGGCGACGTTCCCTTCTCGGATGAGACGGTCCTTTGGATTAGAGAGAGGAGCTGA